From Acidobacteriota bacterium, one genomic window encodes:
- a CDS encoding dihydrodipicolinate reductase, giving the protein MKAVIYGVGPIGIGVCKLALKKGINIVGAIDIDKSKVGKDLGEILGLKEKMNVIVSSNAEEILGNVSSDLVFHCTSSYLKDVHLQLKSILNAKLSVISTTEELSFPYFSDPQLAREIDDVAKKNNVSIIGTGVNPGFAMDKLVLTLTSVCQDVKKIKATRIVDASKRRLPLQKKVGAGMTVKEFKQGVKDKKIKHVGLPESVAMVEDALGFKLDTIKEDIYPVVAQKIIKTPFLKVEKGKVAGLKQIARGIKDKKTLIFMELRMYVGAKDPTDVISIEGTPPIHMKIKGGIHGDLATASMVVNLAPIIVEAKSGLLTMKDIPVSFFRSVNL; this is encoded by the coding sequence ATGAAAGCAGTTATATATGGAGTAGGGCCTATAGGAATTGGTGTTTGCAAGTTAGCGTTAAAAAAGGGAATAAATATAGTCGGAGCAATTGACATCGACAAGAGCAAAGTTGGCAAAGATTTAGGAGAAATCCTTGGTTTAAAGGAAAAAATGAATGTTATAGTTTCCAGCAATGCAGAGGAAATCTTAGGTAATGTCTCTTCTGATCTTGTTTTCCATTGCACATCCTCTTATTTAAAAGATGTCCATTTGCAGTTAAAATCCATATTAAATGCGAAGTTAAGTGTAATATCCACAACTGAAGAACTTTCTTTTCCTTATTTCAGTGATCCTCAGCTTGCAAGAGAGATCGATGATGTTGCAAAGAAGAATAATGTTTCAATCATCGGAACTGGAGTAAATCCTGGATTTGCCATGGATAAGCTTGTGTTAACATTAACATCAGTGTGTCAGGATGTTAAAAAAATAAAAGCTACAAGAATTGTTGATGCGTCGAAGAGAAGGTTGCCTTTGCAGAAGAAAGTAGGAGCTGGTATGACTGTCAAAGAATTCAAACAAGGTGTTAAAGATAAGAAAATAAAGCATGTAGGTCTTCCTGAGTCAGTTGCGATGGTGGAAGATGCCCTTGGTTTTAAACTTGACACAATTAAAGAGGATATTTATCCTGTTGTTGCCCAGAAAATCATAAAGACTCCATTCCTTAAAGTTGAAAAGGGAAAGGTAGCAGGCTTGAAGCAAATTGCAAGGGGCATAAAAGATAAAAAAACACTTATTTTTATGGAACTTCGAATGTATGTGGGAGCAAAGGACCCAACAGATGTTATTTCCATAGAAGGGACACCACCAATACACATGAAAATAAAGGGTGGAATCCATGGAGACCTGGCTACTGCTTCAATGGTTGTAAATTTAGCTCCGATTATAGTTGAGGCAAAATCAGGATTGCTGACCATGAAAGATATCCCTGTCAGCTTTTTCAGGTCAGTGAATTTATAA